The Candidatus Parvarchaeota archaeon genome includes the window GACAAATCACCAAAGGCCTTGGCAAATTCTATGTAGCAGGAATAGCGCTTGTCCTGGGCCGAGCTTTCCTGGCAGACGGTGTAATCTTTCCTTGACAGCGTCAGGTTCAGGTAGCAGCTGTCCGAATAGCCGTAGGTTGAGCTTGCTCTTCCGCATAGAGTCAGGTTGTTTGATTTTTCAGCCCAAAGCTCGTAGCAGTAATCCTTTTTAACAAGGTTAGGCTCCTGGCTGCAATAATCAGTTCCAGTTGAATAAGATTTGCAAGCAATTGTTGCCGCTTCGCGAGTTGCATTTATAGAGTTGCACATTTGGGAGTCGCTTTTGTCTTTTGCCAGGTCAAAAACACAGGAGTCGTCAGGGCACAGTTCCGGTTTTCCCTGCTTCATGGCCTTGCACCTTGCCACTTCTTGTTCAGTGGGCTTGGACTCGCAGGCTGGAGCAAGGGCCTCAAGGCATGAAAGCCGCTTTTCCCCTGAACTTATAAGATTGCAGTCATTTATGGATGAGAGCCCTACTGCTGAATTGTATATGCAATCGTCCTTGAGCGCCTGGCTTGAGTACTGGAGGCAATAGCTTGTATTAAGCTGCTCAAAGTTCTTCAGGCATGAGTCTTTTTTTTCTGTTGTGTAAATATACGAGCACAACGTAAGGTTGGAATCCTTTGCCGCAAGTGCGACAAGGCATGAGTCCTTGGCAAGCACGTTTGGCGAATCAAGGCACAGGCCCTTGGTTTCGACTTCTTCCTGGCCGCCTCCAGAGTCGTCGCCTTCTTGGCCCCCGACATCGACATTTGGCCACTGGCCCTTCGGGCTGTCCTGGCCCTGCTTCTTTTGTGTGCAGCCAAAAAGCAAGAGGGATGCAGCAAGAATCAGAATAATTGCGGCAGCAAGCCTCAGGCAGTAATTGGCCATATCAGACATCTCTGACTATCGTCATGAGCCGGTTTATCAGGCCGGCATCAGCAATACCTCGTTGTCATCACTAGAGCTAATTTGCTGCCCTTGCCTTATAAATATATCTTGGGAAGATGAGACAAATGGCGCTTTCGGAAGATTATGAGGATATGAAGCCAACGCTGTGCCCAATTTGCGGGGGAGTGAAACCTGCAAAAAATTCCCAGGAAAGGACAGGCGCGCAGTGCACGTGTTCCCAGTGCTCGGATGCAAGGGAGTATGATTAGGCATTGGCTCAGGCTTACCAAACACAAATTCTAATTCTTATAGGAATAATTCTTTCAAGAAATATTAATAAGCCTCGATGGTCCAGACATACGCCGCACTTGTGCAAGTTGCTTGGGAAAGTTTATTTGCGCGATTGCAGGCGGAGGTAATTTGACTAGAGAACGGAACAAGAAAAAGCAGCATAATTTGTGTGGCAAAGAAATATGAGGAAGGCTGGAAAAAGCACAAGAATTTGTTCAGCAATGGCAGTACGCCGCTTCTTGAAGAGTTTATAGGAAAACTTGGTTCCACCCCAAGCAAAAACGGCAACTCAAAACGCGTTGTTGAAGCAGGGGCTGGGAATGGCATACACACGCTAGCGATAGCTGCTAAAGGCCATCATGTTGAGACTGTTGAATTCAGCCCTGATGCAGTGAATCTGATTTTGGAGAAGCAAAGACTACTTGGACGACAGGGGAATTTGGTATCTATTTTCAACTGGGAGATAATGGATTATTTGGAATATTTAGAATCCGTGCGATTGGCCAAAAGTCCTCTGCACCAAGCACAGCCCATAGATGGTTTTTACGCAAATTCCGTCTTGCACACATTTTCTGAAAAATCAAGGCAGCTGCTGTATGGGAAGATTGCAGCGCTGCAGCCCAAAGGCGGATTGATTGCGGTGTCTTTCAAGACCGACAAGGACGTCAAGTACCGCGAAGGAATCGTGACAAATGAAACACCCGCAGGGAAAATAAAGAAATCAGATGATGGGATTGAGAGGCTTTTTGTCTCAACTCCAGGCGTAATTGCCAAGGAGATAGAGGGATTTGGATATAGGATTGAGGAAGGGGGGGTGTTTCAGTGGGGTTGCCAAGACTACGACTATCCTGGAAAAGTTTCTTGGTTTGTAGGGTTTTTGGGCGAAAAACAAGCAAAAAATATTTAGTTTGGGGGTGTGAACATGGTAAGTATTGGAGAGTTGGAAACAACAGTTGTTGGGAGTTATCCGAGATATCCTAAACTACTAAATAGGGATTTTGATGCAAGATGGCTTGTGGTGCCAAGCACAAATCTGGACTTGGGTTGGAAAGGCAAGGAAAATGTTGGCAGCCTCCAGGATGAAGCAGTAAGGTGGGTGGCAAGAGAACAGGAGAGGGCTGGAATTGACATAATTAGTGACGGGGAGCAGAGGCGGGGACACTATGTGCTTTATCACTGCCAGCGCCTTGCAGGCTTTGATTTTGTCGATAGAAAAGAGAAGCCGCTTAGGGGGGGCACAAGAACAGAACTAGTGCCGACAATCAAAGGCAAAGTTGAGAGGAAAGGTGGCTTTCTTGCCGAAGAATTCAGGTTTGCACAATCACTCACAAAGAAAAAAGTAAAGGTAACACTTCCAGGACCGCTTACTATAGTGGATTCTGTGGTGGATACATACTATGGCAATGAGAAAGAGCTTGCGTCTGACATAGCATATGCACTGCGCGGCGAGGTAGAGGAGCTTGCAAAAGCAGGCTGCGAACACATACAGATTGATGAACCTGCTTTCTTGTGGGAAACAGAAAAATTTTTTGATTTTGGGCTGGATACGCTCAAGTCGTGTTTTGGGGAGCTGGAAGGGGTAAGAAAACT containing:
- a CDS encoding class I SAM-dependent methyltransferase, with the protein product MICVAKKYEEGWKKHKNLFSNGSTPLLEEFIGKLGSTPSKNGNSKRVVEAGAGNGIHTLAIAAKGHHVETVEFSPDAVNLILEKQRLLGRQGNLVSIFNWEIMDYLEYLESVRLAKSPLHQAQPIDGFYANSVLHTFSEKSRQLLYGKIAALQPKGGLIAVSFKTDKDVKYREGIVTNETPAGKIKKSDDGIERLFVSTPGVIAKEIEGFGYRIEEGGVFQWGCQDYDYPGKVSWFVGFLGEKQAKNI
- a CDS encoding cobalamin-independent methionine synthase II family protein; its protein translation is MVSIGELETTVVGSYPRYPKLLNRDFDARWLVVPSTNLDLGWKGKENVGSLQDEAVRWVAREQERAGIDIISDGEQRRGHYVLYHCQRLAGFDFVDRKEKPLRGGTRTELVPTIKGKVERKGGFLAEEFRFAQSLTKKKVKVTLPGPLTIVDSVVDTYYGNEKELASDIAYALRGEVEELAKAGCEHIQIDEPAFLWETEKFFDFGLDTLKSCFGELEGVRKLVHICRGYPNPKKDVKAEKERYHDVIGALSKSRVDGISIEDAHENLELAVFEEFGDKQVILGCVDIGSEQIERVEKIEKRVKEVLKVVPPNRLALAPDCGLLLLKPEIAQAKLANIAKAAESVKRNLGLK